One Natrinema longum genomic window, TGGCGAGTACGGCACCGTCACCGGTCGCCCGCGGCGGGTCGGGTGGCTCGACATGCCGATGCTCCGCCACGCGGCCCGCGCGAACGGCTTTACGGGCCTCGCGGTCAACCACATCGACGTGCTGGCCGGTCTCGACACGGTCTCGGTCGGCCACAGCTACGAGTTCGACGGTGAGGAAATCTTCACGATGCCGCCGACGACCGAACAGTGGGGGCGCTGTGAGGCCACGTTCAAATCGTTCGACGGCTGGCCCGAAGTCGACTGGGGCGCGGTCGCCGACGAGGGGCACGAGGCGATCCCCGAGAACGCCTGGACCTACCTCGAGTACATCAGCGAGGAACTCGACGCCCCGATCTACGCCGTCGGCGTCGGCCCCGGCCGCGAAGAAACGGTCGTCGTCGAGAATCCGTACGAATAGTCCGCCCCTCGAGGGCGTCACTTCGTCCGGTACCGGTTGTAGAACGCACCAGTATCGCTACTGCACCCAGACGCATCGTCAGTCGGTACTGGTCTATCCTGTCGAGGTCGCACGTGCCCTCGAGTCATAGCGGAGCCACTGAAAATCGTTGTCCACCTGATCGCACGACAGCGGTGCGATCAGTGTGGCAATCGTTTCCGTGCCTCCTCTCGGTTCGCCGCTGGCCGTCCCTATCCACCCCGCCGCTCCGGTATCGGAACGCAAGCTACTAACGATATGTTAGGTGGTTCGTATCCGAACCTCTAAATCAGTTCGTCCCGTACGGCGTGGTAGATGTCATCCCCACAGACGAAACCCCGCGAGCAACACGACACGGCCTGTCCCGTCATCGCCTCCCTCGAGCAGATCGGCTCCCAGTGGCGGCTGGCGGTCCTCCACGAGTTACTCGACGGCGAACAGCGCTTCAACGAACTCAAGCGATCGACGGGCGCGAACGCTCGAACCCTCTCACGGGTCCTCGACGACCTCGGCGAGATGGGGTTCGTCGACCGGCGTATCGAGGAAGACGCTCCCGTCGCCACCTACTACAGTCTCACCGACAAGGGCGAATCGCTGGATCGGGTCTTCGACGAAATCGAATGCTGGGCGGGTTCCTGGCTCGAGGACGGCGCACTCGAGGACTGATCGAGTCTCGACACCGGATCGCCCGCTGATCGACCGGTTGACCGGGTGGTGCGTTTCGGATCGAAACGCATAGGACCTCGTCGCCGAGAAATCGATCGTGAGCCGGTATCGAAACTTCGTCCTGTTCCTGACGCTCGCAACGCTGTGGGGGTCGGCGTTCGTCGCGATCAGTGCGGGACTCTCGTATATCCCGCCGGTCCTGTTCGCAGCGCTGCGCTACGACATCGCCGGACTACTGATGCTCGGCTACGCGGTCGGGACCGTCGACGACTGGCGGCCCCGCGGCCGGACCGAGTGGACACAGGTCCTCGTCGGTGCGGTCCTCTTAATCGCGGCCTACCACGCGTTCCTGTTCGTCGGCCAACAGCACACGACGGCGGCCGCAGCCGCGATTCTGGTGAGCCTCTCGCCGGTCTTGAGCACCGGGTTCGCCCGGCTACTCGTTCCCTCCGATGCGCCCTCATCAGTCGGCGTCGTCGGCGTCCTCGCTGGTCTCGTCGGCGTCGCCGTCATCGTCCAGCCCGATCCGTCGAACCTGTTGGCGACCGACGCCGTCGCGAAGGGACTCGTCTTCTGTGCGGCGGCCGCGTTCGCGCTGGGTAGCGTTCTCACGCGCCGGCTCGACGCCTCGCTCCCGATCGAGACGATGGAGGCGTGGTCGATGCTCGGCGGCGCACTCCTGTTGCACCTCGTGAGTATCGCGATCGGGGAACCCGTCGCCCCGGCGGCGTGGGCCCACCCCGTGGCGATCGGTGCGCTCGCCTACCTGTCGATCGGCGCGAGTGCGGTCGCCTTTCTCATCTACTTCGACCTGCTCGAGCGATTGGGTGCCGTCGAAATCAACATGGTCTCGTACGTCGCCCCGATCGTCACCGCGGTGGTCGGCTGGCTCTACCTCGAGGAGGTCGTCGACACCACGACGCTGGCCGGGTTCGTGCTCATCGCGGCCGGCTTTCTCCTCGTCAAGCGGCGTGCGATCCGCCAGGAGTTCGGGACGGTTCGGTCGCGTCACTCGAGCGAGTGAGACGGTTTGCCGTCCCGATGTCCCGGTGGGACCGCGACGCCCCGCGGTCCCACCGGCACTGACGGACAGGAGACCGTCTGACCCACGGTCGCCACTACCGGTGATACGCGTGCCCGACGTATAGCGCGAGGAGGTTTCCCGTGAGCAAGGCGAGGAAGACACCTCCCTCGAGGGACGACGACAGTCCCGTCGCGAGCAAGGGGAGATACAGAATCGGCATGGCGATCGCCGTCCAGAATCCGGCCGCACGGATCGACGCCGCGAACCGTGGTGTTACACGCTCGAGCACGCCGTGCTCGTCGTCCCGGCGATCGCTGGACGATGTCGAACCGCCGGACCCCTGGTCGGAAACGGAGGGTGGACTCGCCATCGCCGACAGTGCGTCTCGAGGACGCAAATACCGCTTCGACCGTTTCGATCGGTTACAGCGGAATTCAGCCGAATCGGTCGGAGTGAACGACCGATTGACTGCTGGAAAACAGTTGTTGGGTCGTGCTCCGCGACAGTATTCGATCCCCACACCGACGGAGCGGGTATCCAGCGCCGACTGGACGCGAGCACCCACGAGAAGCCGATCGCGGACACGGTAGCCGTCGTCGAATAGCGAGCCAGCGGTGCCCGATACCGGTTCGGTCGGCGGATTCGGAGTCCGACTCAGTTTCGACGTTCGAACTCGCCGGCCAGCCCACCGGCTGCGGACTCGAGGACCACTGTTTCGCCGGCGGTCATCGAGTCGCCGGTATCGACGGCGACGTCCTCGATGTCGACGGTCGGCGGAAAGAGCAGGTCGACGCGGCTGCCAAAGGCGATGTGGCCGATCCGGTCGCCGCGCTCGAGATCGTCGTCGGGTTCGACGTAGGGATGAATGCGGCGGGCGAACGCGCCAGCGATCAGCGTTACCTCGGCGCTCGTCGCTGCCGCGTCGTCCCCGTCCGACGGCAGGTTCGGGGAGTCGGTCTCGAGGCGGACGTGGACGCGTTCGTTCCGGTCGGAGTCCTTCGAGAAGGCGGGTCGGTTCGCGCCGGAAACGTGTTCGACGTCGGTAACGCGGCTCGCGACGGGGGCGCGGACGACGTGGACGTGCCAGACGTTCATGAAGACAC contains:
- a CDS encoding protein sorting system archaetidylserine decarboxylase, which translates into the protein MNVAPGAWKYAIVPLLAAPFALFISVTASLVALAVGAGTLAFFRDPDRTPPPTGVVSPADGTVSVLREEGDRVRLGVFMNVWHVHVVRAPVASRVTDVEHVSGANRPAFSKDSDRNERVHVRLETDSPNLPSDGDDAAATSAEVTLIAGAFARRIHPYVEPDDDLERGDRIGHIAFGSRVDLLFPPTVDIEDVAVDTGDSMTAGETVVLESAAGGLAGEFERRN
- a CDS encoding winged helix-turn-helix transcriptional regulator; the encoded protein is MSSPQTKPREQHDTACPVIASLEQIGSQWRLAVLHELLDGEQRFNELKRSTGANARTLSRVLDDLGEMGFVDRRIEEDAPVATYYSLTDKGESLDRVFDEIECWAGSWLEDGALED
- a CDS encoding DMT family transporter; protein product: MSRYRNFVLFLTLATLWGSAFVAISAGLSYIPPVLFAALRYDIAGLLMLGYAVGTVDDWRPRGRTEWTQVLVGAVLLIAAYHAFLFVGQQHTTAAAAAILVSLSPVLSTGFARLLVPSDAPSSVGVVGVLAGLVGVAVIVQPDPSNLLATDAVAKGLVFCAAAAFALGSVLTRRLDASLPIETMEAWSMLGGALLLHLVSIAIGEPVAPAAWAHPVAIGALAYLSIGASAVAFLIYFDLLERLGAVEINMVSYVAPIVTAVVGWLYLEEVVDTTTLAGFVLIAAGFLLVKRRAIRQEFGTVRSRHSSE